In Deltaproteobacteria bacterium, the following proteins share a genomic window:
- a CDS encoding aminopeptidase, with protein sequence MKSKLSKKKVEELRKRLARKPQLVWDILGSGDKKRVFEFAERYKGFLDAAKTEREAVRAIEVFAKKTGFKDITKVRTGKKFYKINQHKNIALAVLGKDPIGSGINLVVSHIDSPRLDLKQNPLYEEVDLVFLKTHYYGGIKKYQWLTRPLAIHGTVMKQDGSSLNMRIGESDNDPVFTIADILPHLARKIQADKKVSEAFEGEKLNVLAGSLPIGNDETKERFKLAVLEYLYSAYGLIEEDLMSAEIEIVPAGKARDVGWDRGLIGAYGQDDRVCAYASLEALCEVNRPARTAVAMFMDKEEIGSDGSTGAKSRFLEEFVADLVETTGQEATEKVLRSCLTKSKALSADVNAGLDPDFQEVHEKRNAARIGYGVCITKFTGSGGKYGSSDANAEYLVEIRKLFNDNKVVWQTGELGKVDEGGGGTIAKFLAIYGMEVLDCGTPILSMHSPFEIASKGDIYMTYKACTAFLNSK encoded by the coding sequence ATGAAAAGCAAACTGAGCAAGAAAAAGGTGGAGGAACTAAGAAAACGGCTTGCCCGCAAACCACAACTGGTTTGGGATATTCTGGGGTCAGGGGACAAGAAGAGAGTCTTTGAGTTTGCCGAAAGGTACAAGGGCTTTCTTGACGCTGCCAAGACAGAACGCGAGGCTGTCCGTGCCATTGAGGTATTTGCCAAGAAGACGGGTTTCAAGGACATCACCAAGGTCCGGACCGGCAAAAAATTCTACAAGATCAACCAGCACAAGAACATTGCCCTGGCTGTCCTTGGCAAGGACCCAATTGGGTCAGGGATCAACCTTGTGGTATCTCACATCGATTCGCCACGACTCGATCTGAAACAAAACCCCCTCTATGAAGAAGTGGACTTGGTCTTTCTAAAGACCCATTACTACGGCGGTATCAAAAAATATCAGTGGCTCACCAGACCCTTAGCGATCCATGGCACTGTCATGAAACAAGACGGGAGTTCTCTTAACATGCGGATAGGTGAATCGGATAATGACCCTGTCTTTACCATAGCCGACATTCTGCCTCATCTTGCGCGAAAGATTCAGGCTGACAAAAAGGTGTCTGAGGCCTTTGAAGGAGAAAAATTAAATGTTCTCGCAGGAAGTCTGCCCATTGGAAACGATGAAACCAAAGAGCGGTTCAAGCTCGCCGTGCTCGAATACCTTTATTCAGCCTACGGCCTGATCGAAGAAGATCTGATGAGCGCTGAAATAGAAATCGTGCCGGCAGGGAAGGCCCGCGACGTAGGCTGGGACCGCGGGCTTATCGGCGCCTATGGCCAAGACGATCGCGTGTGCGCCTATGCCTCGCTTGAGGCCCTGTGCGAAGTAAACAGGCCTGCGAGAACTGCCGTTGCCATGTTCATGGACAAGGAAGAAATTGGCAGCGATGGAAGCACAGGGGCGAAGTCTCGTTTTCTGGAAGAATTTGTTGCAGATCTTGTTGAAACGACGGGCCAGGAGGCCACGGAAAAAGTGCTGAGGTCTTGTTTGACCAAATCAAAGGCCCTTTCTGCCGACGTGAACGCCGGCCTTGACCCGGACTTCCAAGAGGTCCATGAAAAGCGCAATGCAGCAAGGATCGGATACGGCGTCTGCATCACCAAGTTCACCGGTTCTGGTGGCAAATACGGTTCTAGTGACGCCAATGCTGAGTACCTGGTGGAAATTCGAAAGCTCTTCAACGACAACAAGGTCGTTTGGCAAACAGGCGAACTGGGGAAGGTGGATGAAGGTGGCGGCGGAACGATTGCCAAGTTCCTTGCCATATACGGCATGGAGGTCCTGGACTGCGGAACACCGATCCTTTCCATGCACTCCCCCTTTGAGATCGCAAGCAAGGGAGATATCTATATGACCTATAAGGCCTGCACCGCGTTTCTGAACAGCAAATAG
- a CDS encoding DUF89 family protein encodes MKTYLDCIPCFFKQALFAARTAIDDEAKIKEVLDRIGLLVSEIPLDSTPPETGRQVYRTVREVTGVEDPFKELKKENIETALKLYPALKQIVQTAEDPLETAVRLAIAGNVIDFGANPDFQLEQNIQEVLHTEPAINHYQAFKEKLGRAQNILYLGDNAGETVFDKILIETMAKPVTYAARGSPVINDATAQDAMDSGLDKVALVVSSGCDAPGTVLTACSDQFLDCFKKADMIISKGQGNYETLSNEERPIFYLLMAKCPIIARDLGVKVRDTVIKS; translated from the coding sequence ATGAAGACATACCTGGATTGTATTCCCTGTTTTTTCAAGCAGGCCCTTTTTGCCGCAAGAACAGCCATTGATGATGAGGCAAAGATCAAAGAAGTACTTGATAGGATAGGGCTGCTTGTATCGGAGATCCCTTTGGACAGCACACCGCCCGAAACAGGCAGGCAAGTCTACAGGACGGTCCGAGAGGTCACAGGGGTCGAAGACCCGTTCAAGGAACTGAAGAAAGAAAACATCGAGACTGCTCTAAAGCTTTATCCGGCGTTGAAACAAATTGTGCAGACGGCAGAAGACCCTCTGGAGACGGCCGTTAGGCTTGCCATTGCCGGGAATGTCATTGACTTTGGCGCCAACCCCGATTTTCAACTGGAACAAAACATCCAGGAAGTGCTTCACACAGAACCCGCTATTAACCATTACCAGGCATTTAAGGAAAAGCTTGGGCGTGCCCAAAATATCCTCTATCTGGGAGATAATGCCGGAGAGACTGTTTTTGACAAGATCTTGATTGAAACAATGGCCAAACCTGTCACTTATGCAGCCAGAGGAAGCCCGGTCATTAATGACGCCACTGCCCAGGATGCCATGGACAGTGGCCTGGACAAAGTTGCGTTAGTAGTATCATCAGGATGTGACGCTCCAGGCACTGTCCTTACGGCATGCTCGGATCAGTTCTTGGATTGTTTCAAAAAGGCAGACATGATTATCAGCAAAGGGCAGGGAAACTACGAAACACTCTCCAATGAAGAACGCCCCATATTCTATCTCCTCATGGCCAAGTGCCCGATCATTGCCAGGGACCTTGGTGTTAAGGTGAGAGACACGGTGATCAAATCTTGA
- a CDS encoding D-tyrosyl-tRNA(Tyr) deacylase — MLAVIQRVTAAEVRIDDKIVGQIGPGLLVLLGVSRSDDEKDADYLSDKIVHLRILEDEEGKMNRSLIETGGEIMVVSQFTLLGDCRKGRRPSFVEAAPAKTAEGLYKYFVGQLKSKGTPVATGRFQAKMAVSLVNN, encoded by the coding sequence ATGCTCGCCGTTATCCAGCGGGTCACTGCCGCTGAGGTTCGGATAGACGACAAGATAGTGGGGCAGATTGGTCCTGGCCTCCTGGTCCTTTTGGGGGTCTCCCGTTCGGATGATGAGAAAGACGCCGATTACCTGTCGGATAAAATCGTTCACTTGCGGATCTTGGAAGATGAGGAAGGCAAGATGAATCGTTCCCTTATTGAGACAGGTGGCGAAATAATGGTTGTTTCTCAATTTACGTTGCTGGGTGACTGCCGCAAGGGTCGCCGGCCATCGTTTGTTGAGGCAGCGCCCGCGAAGACGGCCGAAGGACTTTATAAGTACTTCGTAGGCCAGTTGAAATCAAAAGGCACACCCGTTGCCACAGGACGGTTTCAGGCGAAGATGGCGGTCTCTTTGGTCAATAACTGA